CATTTTCCTTTAAAGAGTTGATTTAATCTGAATTTAGGTAGTAATGCCAGTCATTTAGAGAGCTTTGAAAAGAAAACCTATGACTAGTTTATATTATCAACATTCACTCTAACAGCATCGGCTTAAACACAGGCGTTCCACAGGGATGTGTTTGATCCCCTGTTATTTTCCGTCCACACTAACAGCTCTGCTATCTTGTCTGCGTCCTATCGTGAACCCTACCTACTTTCTTTTAGCATGTCAACCACCTCATCATTTGGCTTGACAGCAGTAATCTTGAATTTAATGTCAGTGAAAACAAAGAGCGGTGTCTGCGTGTGAGGCTGAAGATGGCATGACAGCGTTAGTATTTAAGCCAATGATCCCCAAAGATAAGGAAGTGGAGCAGGTTGGTCGTTTCAAACCCTTGGGTATAATTAAAGATAACAGTTTCATGCAGattacacaaataaaaagtcTATTGACTCTTTAGAGGAAATTGGGAACCTTTatgcaagtaaacacacactgAACATAGTTCATCACGAAGAGTGTTCtctcctttaatctgacagTTTGGTACAGTAACCTCTCCCTTAAACACTGAGACAAGCTAAATCAGGCGATCAGTGAAATCAGTAGCACTACAGGCGTAAATCAGTTCTCACACCAGGAAAATGTGGTCCATCCAGGCATAAGAATCCCTCCTTCATGGTTTAAGTTGTTGCCATCTGGCAGAATTAGCCCAGAAAACTATTAGACGTATTTTGTTCCATCAgctgtaactttttaaaacatagATATACTAAAATAATAGTGAACTATGTCTTACTTTGATGAAACTTACTGAGGACAGTAAGTTTTTTATGCCTGTGGGTGGGATCATGTTCTTAGCTCAAAGTTTTAGCTAAGTGCTTTGTggattttagatttgtttttgtttggtcttTTCCTGCAAGACGCTGAAGGGAAATTTCCATTTTATGTACATTTCACGAACAATAAAGTATGTTATCTTACCATAAAGGGCCCATGAAGACGAAGGAACAAAGCTaacaggtcagggaggaagttgtggagaagtttaaagcaaaaaaaaaaacaaaacacaacagtaGTGGTAAAGGCAGcacatgctgtggggaagcttttcttcagagGGAACAGgggagctggtcagagttaatgggaagatggatggggcTAAATCCAGGACTATCCTGGAAGAAACTTTTAGTTATCCACTACTCTGTGGTGGTCCGTCacataaaaccataaaacataGTGAGATTTGTGGCTTCAGTCACAAAATGTTCAGATGGAAATGCTTTTCCAAGTCACTGCAGATTCTAAATAAAGCAAACTTTAAACAACTAAAAGTATTCTATCCaattcaaaatgaaaaatgcttcacatgttttgtttcctttttaagcAGGCCCTGAGAAATGGCTATGGAACAATCGGCTGTTATTGATGGACGGCTTGTTGCGCAGGACCAAAGTCAGTTCTCGGCTCCCTCTGCTGGCCTCCCCAGCTTCCTGCAGGACGGGGCAGGCTTCACCCCTCTGGACTCCAGCAGTGACGGCCCGGTGCAACCTTTCCCTCGGTCGCCCAAACTACAGAGGAAGGCCGCCAAAGACCAACAGCCCTCTCAGGTAAATCTAAGACTTTGTTGTGATGAAGGTTTCTGAGCACCAACTCGGGCTAAGTAGAGTCCATTAGTTCCTCATCCATCATACTCTCAAACAGAAGAACAACCTAGCCAAACAACTTGATTTATTGGAAAGGCAATATCTACAGCAGACTACAATAATTTATAAGTGTTTAGGAAAAGTATTCATTGTGATATATTACTGGTAATGCAAAGGTTGAATTCATGCCAACTCTAAGTTTCTGTCCTATATGAACTGCATCCCAGCTGTCCTTTCTCTGCCCACACACTCGTCTACCGTCATGAAGCTCAGGAACCCTCCCAGAATGCATCAACATATATCCAGTGTGAAATTCCTGAGTGAGCTGATTGTGATGCCATGTGAATGCCCTGTTCTCCAAAAGGAGCTGCTATCCCAACGTCTGGAAGGGCTGAAAGCTGAGAGAGCCAAGACGGACGCTCACATCCAGTCTCTGAAGAAACGCAAAGCGGACCTCTCTGTGAGTATGGAACCCAACGCTGCCAGGACTTGGTGCAGCTAGCTCTGAAACACAGGAACTAAAACATGCTCCGTATGCTCTCTAATCAAGCGGACCACAGAGGTGATGAAGCACCAGGTGCAGGAGCACTTTGACAGCATGCTGCGCGTCCTAAAGCAGGATGAGCAGTCTGTCCTGGACTCTCTGGATATGGACCTGAAAAGGACCGGGACCAGGCTGGACCAGATACTGAAGAACTGGGTAAAACATCAGGAGCAGGTCATGAAGGGCATCAGTATTATCCTGGGAGCCATGAACAAGACGTCCACAGCAGAGGAAGATAAGGTCTGACTCCATTTCTGTCCAACAGTGCTTACTAACAACGCCTGAAGGCATCCAGCTGATGTTTCACTTCTGCTTGTCCTTCTCTTCAAGGGTCAGTCAGAGATCGTCAGGTAAGTCCCTCGCCTTAGGTTAGAAGGTGGTATTCCGCCCCACTTCTAACATTAATCTGGTTAACCACTCATCCAGCCCCAAAAGGCCTGATGCCTCAGAGATGGAAATTAAACTCAATCACAAGAGATTCGAGAGGCTGCTGAAAACCCTCTCCACCATCTCCAAAAACCTCAAGGCCCAGCTACAGAGGAAGACTCTGCTGTTAGGTATTCCAACAAATATTTCTAGTCCACCCAGTCTAGTCAAACTGCTTTAAAGTAACCGGCTGACTCACAGGGGTACATGAACTTTAATCCTTCTTCCAGATTCACGGCCCACTGTGATCGACAGGCAGACCTGCCACAGCCAGATCGCTGTTACCTCAACGGGGCGGGGCGCCACCTTCTCTACCACGCTGGGCTCCGCTCCGGAGCATCTTCTGCAGTTTGATAAGGTCTGCTGCGCTTTGGGCTCGCCTCCCATCACTGCAGGCTTGAGTTACTGGGAAGTGGACGTCCGCTGCTGCTCTAACTGGGCAGTGGGTGTGGCCTATGGCAGCCTGCAAAGGAAGGGCCAGGATAAGGGTGCTAAGCTGGGCCGCAACAGGAACTCCTGGTGCTTGGAGCTCAAGAACGGGAATCTGTCAGCTTGGCACAACGACCGGCACATGGTCTGTCAGGGTGGCGGGCGGAGTCCGCCGGAGAGAGTGGGAGTGTGGGTGAATTATGATAAGGGTCAGTTGACgttttatgatgcagacagGATGGTTGCCCTGCAGAGGTTCTCAGCAGCTGTAACGCCAGTGTTCGACAGAGCTCATCATCAGTTCACTGAGCCGTTGTACCCGGCCGTACGCTTCCTGGAACCAGCAGAGAGCCAGAGCTGGCCAAACCACATGGAGTTCTGTTACTCCCTGTAAAGCTAACAGTCCCACTGGATCAAGGGAGGCACTGCGCACCATTACTAGGGTTTGCTAATTTAGTAGTTTCTTCCTTCCTCATCTCACAGTGTCTGAGGCATGGTTGGTTTATCTTAAAATGAACAGGACGATAGTCAGCCAGCTAATCCCAGGGCATTACGTCTGGTTTTGGATGAGTTCCTGCTACACTATTAAAACATAATACTGTGATGTGCATTAGTTTTCTGAAATACACTGTAAGCAGTCACTAATGCTGGTATCTGACATCAGCTTGATCATATTTTCCATGTGTCCTTTCCTAGTTTAATCAGCTTATTCACATTTAAAACTATAATGTCCTAAGAGTCAAAACCACAGTGTTAGTCAATGTTTTGTGACTCAAGGCTTGGTCAGTTTTACACCTGGTTTTGATACTTATACAGACttcaaatatattaaaactttttttaaccattgtTGTTAAGACTTTTGTGTGTTCTTCCTTCAGTATCCTTCCTACAATTGTTGTTTAATAGACTCCGGTCTCAGAGGTCTgcagatgatttatttctccACCATCAACTGAGAGACTTGATCTAGACATGGTCTTACATTCTAAATCGTGGTCAATCACCACAGGGGAGCTGCACTCAAGCTGTAGAAAACTATAgccacatttattttacaatgaGTTACAAAgtgaggggtgtgaatactttctgatgaggaggaggataaTGTTAGCCACAAAACTGAACCAAACTGGAAAACATTTGATGCTGTActggagaaaaagaaagttCTCATCGGTGTTAATACAGGTAGGGGAAAAGTATTTAATAACTATGAATTTGTTCTAGAGCCGAGCAATAAGGACAATAagcttaaacacattttaaattgaaatgaaagCTCTTTTAAGATGCTATGTTTTGTATTACAAACTTACtgcaaattttaaaatgtaatacataATACAGTAACGACTAATGGGATTTATCTTcaaaaaatgtcacaaaataaaTGCTAACATCATTTAAGAATGTCAGGACTTCATGCATTATTAATGACAACTAGCAATATATTGATCCTATTACCAAGACTGTTTAAAAGTGCAATCAGAAAATATTGAAAAGAAAGGTCACATTACTGTTTACAATCTCTTCTCCATgtaaaaaaaggcttaaataaTGGTGGCCCCACGTACTGCCTGTTAGGACTCGTATTGCCAGGCTTACTCAATTTTAAAGCCTATAAAAGCAACCCTATAAAAGCAGGCTTTTTGGCAGCTTGCTACTCTGGGGCATACAGGTGTTTTTTAACACAACGCCGAGgttgaaagacaagaaaaaaagagagactcaGAGAAGCAACTATTACTGCTCTTTGATCTGGGAGGAGTGATAAGGCCATTTCCAGACTAACAGCCATCAGTCAACGGAGGAAAAGATTAAAAGTTGATAAAATTTCAGACAACTGACAATCTTTGTAAGACTAGAGGTCCGAGATAATTCCCATGTGTCAGACTGTGTCATGCTCATGGAAATTGCAAAACACCCAAGAACTCAGATTAAAACAAATAGAAGTAGTTTGGAAAGGTTACTCCCAAGAAAACcatttctttctaaaaaaacaaacaaaagaaaaaagcattaTGACTTGCATTTCTATGAACCATAAAACTTCTGGAACAATGTGTCTTCGACAGATGGGGCCCACGTTGAGATGCTTGACCCTAATCCAGAAAACCTCAATTCTAACACCTGATTCCAactgttaagcatggtggaggaAAGCTGATGATTTGGGCCTGTTGTACAGCCGTAAGGCCTGAGGCGCTTTCAGCCACTGAGTACCCTCTGTAGACTAGAAATCCCTATTGTGACAATAAATGGAGGACTAAATAAAAAGAGCCAAACTCACCTGAAATCGATGTCCAACAGCAGACTCTGCATTGGCTCCTGTTTTTGCTCCAGGTTTCTCAGCTTGATCAGTTCCTGCAATCTGGCACCCCCCCCCAAAACTCCCatcaataatgtaataatattcAAAAGGCGTCATTTTAGCAGGACTTGCATGGTCAAAGCATGTGGTACAATAGTTAAACTAATTTCTATTACGTAAACATATGTGAAGTGTTAGTCTCATGAGTATCTTAgttttccatcatgttttacctatatatatttataaaatactGCTTGGTGTATCATCAGATATGCTTGGAGTACGCTGATGACTAGTCTGACCTCCAATAGGCTTTATTAGGTGAAAACTGTTAGTACAAAAATATTTCTCTAGGGCCTGACAGAGGGCCCTCAGTGGGGGCATTAACTCCTGATAGATGGGCCAACAGCACcctctgctgtttggtctggaCCCACAGTCAGTGGTACGAGTAGCAAGGGATTAAGATAATCATCATAGCAACAGCTTCACTCCATTGCTGTAATGTAGCAATGAATGTCTGTGGACGAATAACATTAATAACTCCTGAAAACTTAAAGGtgaatttaaaaattaatacgccagtagctcactctggttgcatgcaaAGTGTTTCTGACAAATTACGGCATCCTGCTGACGTACTAGTTCTTATATCcattttttacactttgtttttgctcaatttgttagtaaataaagcccttctatgcatatttaccataacaacaCCCTGTGACTGCAGCTATGGCACTGTGCATGCGTACAATTGGTCAACGAGCTGCAGCAATGGGGTTGAGCGAGCATCGAACTCCCAGcgcagttgtaaaaaaaaaaaaaaaaaaaaaaaaaaaagcgtaaaagaaaaagtttgatTCCAAGAGGGATAAGACTTGAATAAAGCTAGGATTACAGtctgaatgttggtgttcactaaAGCAGGAGGAAACATTCAGATGTTGCTGCGAAGTTGATGGATTAATGATAAATGATGATAAACATCCTTGCTAATAGTGCTAAAGTGCTTTTAAGCTTTATTCTGACGGAGTTAGTTTTACCTAGGTACCACATGCCATTTGTAATAATTACAATGATTGTCTGTGTTGTTAGTCCTGTACGAGTCATccatgtcagtaatttgtaaagtaaaaatacCCCCGCAAATTAGCAAACCATATTTTGCTGCAGTTCAAGTTCCTGTGATAACACTCATAATCCATGAGAATAAGGATCCCTGTGATTTTTACATGAATTAGGGGATACGTTATGCAAttaggtgtattttttttatttacccagagtacatttttattataattattattttaacgcAGTACACAGTGCGTTAAAATCATGTCCAGGGGATGTCTGTAAATTTCAGTTTGAATAGGTCGGGTTGGTCTTTGACCACGCTGAGCTATGGCTTCTCCATGAGGCATTGCAGCGTTCTATAAAATAGCTGTCAATGGCCACCATCTGGCTTTCTGCTAGTTCTGTGGTACTGCTGGCAGAATACGCCACGGCTGTTCATGTCTGCTCATGAACCCGGTGTTGGAATTCTATTtgggctcaaaaaggactatcaaaacactatcaggacggatgcttggtgtatatagccttattttatcatgatcaactgttttttggtcttttttgttAAGGCGTATCACGTGCCTGTGCACCTTTAATGCAACTGTATTTTGTCTTTGATGTTGGTTTGATCATTTCAGCTCGTCTATCTTAAGTCTCTGTACTTTATTGATAATGTGGTTCATGGCTATGTAAAGGTCAGAATATGTGGTCTTTCCAGAGAGAAGGTGCCGTGTCTGCAGGCGGTAACATTGCTGTCAAACTAAACAGGTTTTATATGGTTAAAATTTTAGTTCGTAAAATGTTGCGGTATTGAAAAATGCCAGCTGTTGGAAACGGCTAtcgtttcaaaatgtttttaatagttAGAAAATGTATAAGGGAAAACTATATTCTGTTCCCTAAGAGCCTAAACAGTGAAAACGAGACAGGACCGAGGAGGGAACCTTGAAGTACTCCTGATGTAGGCAGTCTTACGTCTGCCATAAAAATCACTTCAGTCTTCAGACCTATTTTTAATTGACCAATAACAGCATGTAAAGAGAAACCTTTTAATTCTTCAAGCAAGGTAAAGTGTTAAAAACGACAAACAAAGCGTGCCCCACCTAACGTTACAACACCCTCGCGTGTAATCTGTCTCACCTAGGTGTCCCCACGCACAGCACCTTTCTGTAACCCAGACCAGCTAAGGTGTCCAGCAGGAAGTGCGCGCTGCGATCTGTGAACAGGTACTGGGCGTTGCTTTTCTTGTTGTAAAGAGGACGCAGCAGGACGCTCGGCCTCCTCAGCTGGGCGGCGGTGACCGGCGCGGTCCTGTGTGCAGAATGAGCGCCGTGCTCCGCAGGCAGGAGCAGAATCTGACAGTCTTCACAGAACCTCTTTTCATGAAGGGGCAGGGAGGCATACTTCAGAAACCTGAGGAACGCGTCAGAAGACACGCTGCGTTCATCCACTGTTCTCACGAGAGACAAGCCGGGTCCTGAGCCAAATGAGCAGACTACCTACCTGTTACAGTAGTCCTGCCGCGTGAGACCAGGCATCTTTGACTGCATCTCTGCTTCTCTGGCCAGCATCCTGGCTTCTGACACCTTTAATGGAAGTGTGTCAGACATTTATTTGTGACTCTGAATTTTCAGGGATTAGATATTTTGCTACTATGGCCTACCTTTTCATCTTCCCACTGGAAGAAGCTGCAGTCTTTCCTGTCCCGACAGGCTGAGCATGCATAAAACCGCCTGCCATTGTTGCCTCCTTTGCCAACCTTCTCGAACAGTAAAGTAGGACCTGTGCAAACACAGGATGGTGAGCCACTCTCCATTTATCTTCTACTGAACAACTGCTAACACACAGGGAAATATTTACAAGAGACCTATTAtgcttctttttaaacattcagGATAAGTCTGgggcaggggtctgcaacctgtggctctttggaccttccacagtggctcttaataactttggctacaaattctatttttattatggtatttaaatgtaataatgataataaatgcaggttttagacgTTTTTTCTTGGATCAatggcttttaattttcacaacagaatgatgctaaaagtgcccagttatatttaattttaaatcaatattttttcattatgtattttttacatcactatcaacatcccgtccatcccttttttttttttttttttttttttttttttactcaaaatagacataaaaggttCCCCTTCCTACACTAgatctttatataaaaaatatataacttgtcttttttcaaaaggtcaggcaacatttgcggctctgaacgagtttaattaaAGTGGTCTGTaagcaaaatggctctttagactgtaaaggttgcaggccacTGGTCTGGGGtatattttgcacaaaatccCTCTCAGATAACCGGTACCGTGTGCGGGATTTTAGACCAGAGTTTGGTGCCGTGCAGCAGCCATCAGCTCACCATGCGGACAGCAGGGCGCTGTTCTCCCCTCCTCTGGAAGGACAACGTCTATTCCAACACTGTCGCTGTTCGCCTCCATTATCTGTCTCAGCTGTCTGTACGGCTACTGCCTCCTCTACTTCAAATCTATCAGAaacttcaaaaagaaaacaccaacaACGCCATGCTGCTTAAGTCGCGCGCATTTTACGTCACTTCGGACGTCATCGACGTGTCTGCTGTTGCATTCCAGTTGCCTCGGAAATCAAAAATAAGATCTGGGAATGGGGGCAACCCGAGGAAGAAGCGTCTCAGTTAACACAGTCGGggttccaaaacaaaaacaaccacaaGTTGGCGACGGCCGGTAAAGCTGGTGTTATGTTAGTAGTGACTCTTACAAACGTCACTGTAATTTCCACATGCAAGCAGCACTTTTAATTTCTTCGGTTTAGAGTTGCAGCCACCAAGACACTCTTGTAACTGTGtcttataaaatataaacatttatcaCAGTTGTATCAGGTTTTATTACTGTTGTTAATGCAAGAAACTGCCATACTGAACCTTGTCCGACTTTACAAGGTTACAGTTGATTTTGTCAGAAGCCAATATTTCTGAGTTCCGAATGTTGATTGAATGCAACGTTGTACGGAAAGTACATTTTATGTAGACACAAAATCCTCTCCATATAATATTGGTTTCCCAATAACATTATATGGCTCGGGTATTTGAGACGTTATTCTTCTCCCCAATCAATATGTAATAACTAATAAAGTTAAAGACCTTTTATTTAGGTTGATTTATAACATTTACCCCGCTAAAGTCAGAATCAGAAACGTTTTGATATGAATATTACTTCTGTTGGGATCATCTTCAAACGTCTGTGTATCTGTTTTGACAGTGCCCAATTTGTTCCATTCTGGATCAAATTTGTAACTtgatttcaaaacaaaattGCTGAAAATTTTCTGATTGGCCCAGTTTTAGATTAggttagattagattcaactttattgtcattacacaggtacaggtacaaggcaacaaaatgcagtttaagtctaaccagaagtgcaatagcaggtggatattactgtgaatatagttttacagatatgtacaatagcatagtatacagatgattattataacagagtttacatgtagcTACTATGGATATATGTGcaggtggctattactataggcagaattgtgagcatgatacacaggtagctattactataaaatgaataattataTTCATACACTGATTGATTTAATACACTGTTTCATGACTGAGACAGACGCTGCCTCATAATCACAtaacagacacaacaagacatgatCTTTCCAAATCTTCTTTTTCCTGTGTAATCAGTTGATTACATTGAGCAACAACACTACCTGATAAGTTTAAAGCCTGCatatagtccttagcatctaaTAAGACTAATTTTTGAGTCAGATAGCAGTCCTTTTAAAGATAATACATGTTAATGTACTCTTCTTTGCATGTGATagacagtgtaaataattcacatggatcaagaacctgtggaaccagtggTATGTTTGTAAGATGTAGCAGATTATGTACTGGACTGTTGGTTTATTGATTCTCTGCCTGAGGTGATAGCCCTCACAGGCTTTgggaaataagctgtttttaagtctattagtttttgTATTAATGTGGATAAATGTCTGAAAAAGGttctcaaaagaaaaaaataaaacttggtgCGTTTCCGCTCCAGGGATTGTACATTGCTCAGTATAGCAGCAAATTGCTGAAGAAAACGGATTAAAGTATGACTTCTTTTAATTACATTCATAACAATAACACATTTATTATCCTTATACGTCATGTAAAACCAGTGTTGTCTGTCAAATTCAAGAAATTACTGTTTTGATATGAACACAATTTAGTTGAAGGTTTTAAAGGCCTAGTGTCTTAAGAACATGTTCTCTGCTCCGTGGTTTGAAATTAGAGGTCACATTCCCCACTAATCTACGAACTGAAAAACAGTTACAGCATCACATCCAGACATTTAAATTAACGGTTAGACGCCTGTATGAGTGTGTATATCAAACAGTGAAAGGTTTGTATAAACATATGTAGATAGAAAGAGCagaatttgtttttctgtggcGTGATATCTCACTACACAGCAGTTACATGAAAAACATCA
The DNA window shown above is from Fundulus heteroclitus isolate FHET01 chromosome 14, MU-UCD_Fhet_4.1, whole genome shotgun sequence and carries:
- the si:dkey-219e21.4 gene encoding E3 ubiquitin-protein ligase TRIM62, which translates into the protein MAMEQSAVIDGRLVAQDQSQFSAPSAGLPSFLQDGAGFTPLDSSSDGPVQPFPRSPKLQRKAAKDQQPSQELLSQRLEGLKAERAKTDAHIQSLKKRKADLSRTTEVMKHQVQEHFDSMLRVLKQDEQSVLDSLDMDLKRTGTRLDQILKNWVKHQEQVMKGISIILGAMNKTSTAEEDKGQSEIVSPKRPDASEMEIKLNHKRFERLLKTLSTISKNLKAQLQRKTLLLDSRPTVIDRQTCHSQIAVTSTGRGATFSTTLGSAPEHLLQFDKVCCALGSPPITAGLSYWEVDVRCCSNWAVGVAYGSLQRKGQDKGAKLGRNRNSWCLELKNGNLSAWHNDRHMVCQGGGRSPPERVGVWVNYDKGQLTFYDADRMVALQRFSAAVTPVFDRAHHQFTEPLYPAVRFLEPAESQSWPNHMEFCYSL